A DNA window from Malus domestica chromosome 12, GDT2T_hap1 contains the following coding sequences:
- the LOC103443321 gene encoding protein CHROMOSOME TRANSMISSION FIDELITY 7, whose protein sequence is MQSKISAFFKPSSSSSPCPNPAAAPPLLSNENDDEMTVWENTQHQYCNTYKRRAPNPQRGRDKNPVNQLPEKPFSDGNSRKPESTTLGRIVTKNKKRSYAQFYLDFGQSDFNLHTCSTCGVKYTAGDEDDEKAHRAFHKDHTNGIPFKGWCNERVVHLPSVEGGRIVLVLDSDPPAQRNKVGEVVKRMESELGNGWILHKLCKVYLFILSQRVAGCLVAEPIKEAHKVSSFAVDGSSGGTNTHEAKLSTLQFGDIRFQREVMRKAPSVPEALNENLNGAIFCDREAVAAVCGVRAIWVTPSNRRKHIATQLLDALRKSFCMGFVLERSQLAFSQPTSTGKALASNYTGGGGYFLVYKTNHIVP, encoded by the exons ATGCAATCAAAGATCAGTGCCTTCTTCAaaccctcctcttcttcttccccttgCCCCAACCCAGCAGCCGCACCTCCGCTTCTTTCCAACGAAAACGACGACGAAATGACCGTCTGGGAGAATACGCAGCACCAGTACTGTAACACCTACAAGCGAAGAGCTCCAAACCCGCAAAg AGGAAGGGACAAAAATCCAGTGAACCAATTGCCGGAGAAACCCTTTTCTGATGGTAATTCCAGGAAGCCGGAATCGACCACATTGGGAAGAATAGTGACCAAGAACAAGAAGAGAAGCTATGCTCAGTTCTATCTGGACTTTGGACAGTCTGATTTCAATCTGCACACGTGCTCCACGTGCGGGGTCAAGTATACCGCCGGAGACGAAGACGATGAGAAGGCTCACAGGGCATTTCACAAGGACCATACCAATGGAATTCCATTCAAG GGATGGTGCAATGAGAGGGTTGTTCATTTGCCTTCTGTGGAAGGAGGTCGGATTGTTTTGGTGTTAGATTCTGATCCTCCGGCTCAGAGAAACAAG GTTGGGGAAGTTGTGAAGAGAATGGAGAGTGAGCTTGGAAATGGATGGATTTTGCACAAGTtgtgtaag GTATATCTGTTCATTTTGTCCCAAAGGGTTGCAGGCTGTCTAGTTGCGGAACCAATAAAAGAAGCACACAAAGTTTCTTCATTTGCAGTTGATGGAAGTTCCGGTGGTACAAATACACATGAAGCAAAATTATCTACTCTCCAATTTGGGGATATCAGGTTTCAGAGGGAAGTCATGAGAAAAGCCCCTTCTGTTCCCGAAGCATTGAATGAGAATCTCAACGGTGCTATCTTCTGCGACAGGGAAGCAGTGGCTGCTGTTTGTGGCGTTAGAGCCATTTGGGTCACTCCATCTAACAGAAGAAAACACATAGCCACCCAGTTATTAGATGCCCTGAG GAAAAGTTTCTGCATGGGATTTGTCCTCGAACGCTCTCAACTGGCATTCTCTCAACCAACATCAACTGGAAAGGCATTGGCATCCAATTATACTGGTGGTGGTGGATATTTTCTGGTGTACAAAACCAACCATATTGTCCCATAA
- the LOC103438987 gene encoding uncharacterized protein isoform X1 yields MAESNRDLHQPESRILQLNTSRILSEGKHRWLRPHEICEVLRNPNGITISKKPTTMPPSGSIFLFDKKVQRYFRKDGYRWKKAKDGKSTKEAHERLKVGGVDTLHCYYAHGEEDKNFQRRSYWMIDKYLSHIVLVHYLDVKGDTMGVGYIKETQTAEVVQHSRKTNKITPNSEMDCSAALSCSNNGVSSQETGLWIRMVEDAVITLFSSNSSNLGDDETGKSKAKNEEEGGNDINQVRKRPRVTCGQQVDSATQSHSWLEWIYPMAIDTAITDGATNDATALSQAQEDDETTRLAAFHIADPTVAAISAIGPTHLNPYTTANVADQAQDLLPPVLQPTATTGVVISATTNETAASKSSNAALVQSEPNSNANQDLAQDIIESHEFAEVRVISSLKRLHELLGQASAPNPVASSSISTPTIDSQAMAKTRATLEMDFITMAGEVQRAHMISGIQSLVDSNCFPTGTGPMIMAMLKQLEQSVPVYSKAYSEYDMGKNLTVRVEAMKQLLQPKVQSCDSKEREFQDLAKWKMKIEAKQAAILAEIDGIVKETETMQAQLKKLLLQQDQFKEDEGYLKAILDNGDGLWTKFKNIIHQHLPM; encoded by the exons ATGGCGGAGAGCAATCGCGATCTTCATCAACCAG AAAGTAGAATTCTTCAATTGAATACAAGTAGAATACTTTCTGAAGGGAAACATCGATGGCTACGTCCGCATGAAATATGTGAAGTTCTTCGGAATCCTAACGGAATTACAATTTCTAAGAAGCCTACAACCATGCCACCGA GTGGATCCATATTTCTTTTTGATAAGAAGGTGCAGAGATATTTTCGAAAAGATGGCTATAGATGGAAGAAGGCAAAAGATGGAAAGAGTACTAAGGAAGCCCATGAGAGGCTCAAG GTTGGAGGTGTTGATACATTACATTGCTACTATGCTCAtggagaagaagataaaaattttCAACGACGCAGTTACTGGATGATTGATAA GTATCTCTCGCATATAGTTCTTGTCCACTATCTAGACGTAAAG GGAGATACAATGGGGGTTGGATACATTAAAGAGACTCAGACTGCGGAAGTTGTTCAGCATTCCCgtaaaactaacaaaattacACCCAATTCTGAGATGGACTGTTCTGCTGCCTTGTCTTGTTCAAATAACGGTGTCTCTT CTCAAGAAACTGGACTCTGGATTAGGATGGTAGAGGATGCCGTGATAACTTTGTTtagttcaaattcatcaaacCTTGGAGATGATGAAACAG gAAAGTCCAAGGCCAAAAATGAAGAGGAAGGGGGAAACGATATAAACCAAGTCCGGAAGCGACCCAGAGTCACTTGTGGCCAGCAGGTAGACTCAGCCACCCAAAGTCACTCATGGCTAGAGTGGATATACCCCATGGCAATTGATACAGCCATTACTGATGGTGCGACGAATGATGCAACTGCATTGAGCCAG GCACAAGAGGACGATGAAACCACCAGATTGGCTGCATTTCATATTGCAGACCCTACTGTGGCTGCAATTTCAGCCATAGGGCCAACACATCTAAATCCATATACCACAGCCAATGTAGCTGATCAG GCTCAAGACTTGCTGCCACCAGTTCTACAGCCAACTGCAACCACTGGGGTTGTTATTTCGGCCACAACCAATGAGACTGCTGCTTCCAAGTCCAGCAATGCTGCCTTGGTGCAATCGGAGCCAAACTCAAATGCCAACCAAGATTTAGCCCAAGACATAATTGAG AGTCATGAGTTTGCAGAAGTTCGGGTTATTAGCTCCCTTAAAAGACTCCATGAACTTTTAGGCCAAGCGTCTGCACCCAATCCAGTGGCCAGCTCCTCCATTTCTACTCCTACCATAGACTCGCAAGCCATGGCAAAAACCAGAGCTACTTTAGAAATGGACTTTATTACTATGGCTGGTGAGGTTCAACGAGCTCACATGATTTCAGGCATCCAGAGCTTGGTAGATTCTAATTGCTTTCCCACCGGCACTGGACCAATGATTATGGCTATGTTGAAGCAGCTAGAGCAATCTGTTCCAGTCTACTCCAAAGCCTATTCTGAGTATGATATGGGTAAAAACTTGACTGTCCGAGTCGAAGCTATGAAACAGCTTCTTCAACCTAAGGTTCAGTCTTGTGATAGCAAGGAGAGAGAATTTCAAGACCTTGCGAAATGGAAAATGAAGATTGAAGCCAAGCAGGCTGCAATACTTGCTGAAATTGATGGCATCGTCAAAGAGACTGAAACGATGCAGGCACAACTCAAGAAATTGCTTTTACAGCAAGATCAATTTAAAGAAGATGAAGGTTATCTCAAGGCCATTTTGGACAATGGAGATGGCCTCTGGACAAAGTTTAAGAACATAATTCACCAGCACCTCCCCATGTGA
- the LOC103438987 gene encoding uncharacterized protein isoform X2 encodes MAESNRDLHQPESRILQLNTSRILSEGKHRWLRPHEICEVLRNPNGITISKKPTTMPPSGSIFLFDKKVQRYFRKDGYRWKKAKDGKSTKEAHERLKVGGVDTLHCYYAHGEEDKNFQRRSYWMIDKYLSHIVLVHYLDVKGDTMGVGYIKETQTAEVVQHSRKTNKITPNSEMDCSAALSCSNNGVSSQETGLWIRMVEDAVITLFSSNSSNLGDDETGKSKAKNEEEGGNDINQVRKRPRVTCGQQVDSATQSHSWLEWIYPMAIDTAITDGATNDATALSQAQDLLPPVLQPTATTGVVISATTNETAASKSSNAALVQSEPNSNANQDLAQDIIESHEFAEVRVISSLKRLHELLGQASAPNPVASSSISTPTIDSQAMAKTRATLEMDFITMAGEVQRAHMISGIQSLVDSNCFPTGTGPMIMAMLKQLEQSVPVYSKAYSEYDMGKNLTVRVEAMKQLLQPKVQSCDSKEREFQDLAKWKMKIEAKQAAILAEIDGIVKETETMQAQLKKLLLQQDQFKEDEGYLKAILDNGDGLWTKFKNIIHQHLPM; translated from the exons ATGGCGGAGAGCAATCGCGATCTTCATCAACCAG AAAGTAGAATTCTTCAATTGAATACAAGTAGAATACTTTCTGAAGGGAAACATCGATGGCTACGTCCGCATGAAATATGTGAAGTTCTTCGGAATCCTAACGGAATTACAATTTCTAAGAAGCCTACAACCATGCCACCGA GTGGATCCATATTTCTTTTTGATAAGAAGGTGCAGAGATATTTTCGAAAAGATGGCTATAGATGGAAGAAGGCAAAAGATGGAAAGAGTACTAAGGAAGCCCATGAGAGGCTCAAG GTTGGAGGTGTTGATACATTACATTGCTACTATGCTCAtggagaagaagataaaaattttCAACGACGCAGTTACTGGATGATTGATAA GTATCTCTCGCATATAGTTCTTGTCCACTATCTAGACGTAAAG GGAGATACAATGGGGGTTGGATACATTAAAGAGACTCAGACTGCGGAAGTTGTTCAGCATTCCCgtaaaactaacaaaattacACCCAATTCTGAGATGGACTGTTCTGCTGCCTTGTCTTGTTCAAATAACGGTGTCTCTT CTCAAGAAACTGGACTCTGGATTAGGATGGTAGAGGATGCCGTGATAACTTTGTTtagttcaaattcatcaaacCTTGGAGATGATGAAACAG gAAAGTCCAAGGCCAAAAATGAAGAGGAAGGGGGAAACGATATAAACCAAGTCCGGAAGCGACCCAGAGTCACTTGTGGCCAGCAGGTAGACTCAGCCACCCAAAGTCACTCATGGCTAGAGTGGATATACCCCATGGCAATTGATACAGCCATTACTGATGGTGCGACGAATGATGCAACTGCATTGAGCCAG GCTCAAGACTTGCTGCCACCAGTTCTACAGCCAACTGCAACCACTGGGGTTGTTATTTCGGCCACAACCAATGAGACTGCTGCTTCCAAGTCCAGCAATGCTGCCTTGGTGCAATCGGAGCCAAACTCAAATGCCAACCAAGATTTAGCCCAAGACATAATTGAG AGTCATGAGTTTGCAGAAGTTCGGGTTATTAGCTCCCTTAAAAGACTCCATGAACTTTTAGGCCAAGCGTCTGCACCCAATCCAGTGGCCAGCTCCTCCATTTCTACTCCTACCATAGACTCGCAAGCCATGGCAAAAACCAGAGCTACTTTAGAAATGGACTTTATTACTATGGCTGGTGAGGTTCAACGAGCTCACATGATTTCAGGCATCCAGAGCTTGGTAGATTCTAATTGCTTTCCCACCGGCACTGGACCAATGATTATGGCTATGTTGAAGCAGCTAGAGCAATCTGTTCCAGTCTACTCCAAAGCCTATTCTGAGTATGATATGGGTAAAAACTTGACTGTCCGAGTCGAAGCTATGAAACAGCTTCTTCAACCTAAGGTTCAGTCTTGTGATAGCAAGGAGAGAGAATTTCAAGACCTTGCGAAATGGAAAATGAAGATTGAAGCCAAGCAGGCTGCAATACTTGCTGAAATTGATGGCATCGTCAAAGAGACTGAAACGATGCAGGCACAACTCAAGAAATTGCTTTTACAGCAAGATCAATTTAAAGAAGATGAAGGTTATCTCAAGGCCATTTTGGACAATGGAGATGGCCTCTGGACAAAGTTTAAGAACATAATTCACCAGCACCTCCCCATGTGA
- the LOC103429280 gene encoding uncharacterized protein: protein MARSKAPAKKQQKRGIDFKKIKRKIGRKLPPPKNATNTEIKSKAIVLPEQSVASEKAGLAVNKKGLTLKELLQQTSHYNPKVRKDALLGMKDLLLRYPEELRLHKYAVVEKLRERIGDDDRLVRDTLYQLFKSVILPGCKEDNQELLISLMMAYIFNAMTHLAIDVRLMAFKFLELAIQYHPPSFFLNAEKILQSFEDILQRNQFFLEDKGMLKTALAGLELCLSLLPCNTREAGSCEKVFLSFLKIRRVCMFSFIVCIVQHEPACYLVPSSCILSLHIIVETLLLNFVIVVIIIIIFLYLVSLDPSCKACVSQKAMKSSLDYTCESFENKFVFIHTRISDFNGAGQGRLHAFEPDVPAKSAGNDCLTKNQNDFGPQKSDSSAIAPSVRRLYRLRLQLLHRLHRLRLQLLDDVKYFVLNTVMTEIFLHLSKWICPPPALFEKVLAFLEDSLLGKVCNDTLSGKEVWEKHLISLLPFVPKLVSQVADDWKSRLLQAFSEAFKDCNPVSPLKLACLSVLEELLVPRQDMLYLDPSIPEILDFQITWIRELPMLVILLGDKNPYYSQVVLHLLLRLGQRALVNSSFAWEYDNMQLSLEEFFGISQDDGNVSYGPFVRLPRDSQELSLSCLCYISNLGPLLLKSIAYCCLCPDLEQYVLFRTIEVLNSAYKSGYIQIVDHISCLITLLSRFRVFPENIVPVRESDVNISNRGTFKSLSRIVCSCLSQMGDNTLVLQMLEKIILDQMSQNPPLDNVCAMLRTLITLDSNTTIISQRAFISLGNILPRYLIDVVQCIVEDDKKTTVSISSSSCRYYLIPCFVLFDKSHELLNLVLNTLGSWITESSLSHVTGDHTHYATDISSMVDAVIFLLQLMHMDDKICQIISSFKAEIDYIMEGIRLLQSSEEISMTIEEKHKVQCALGRLQNVINTLHGEMQSV, encoded by the exons ATGGCACGCTCCAAGGCTCCGGCAAAGAAGCAGCAAAAGCGCGGCATCGACTTCAAA AAAATAAAGCGAAAGATTGGCAGAAAGTTGCCGCCACCAAAGAACGCTACGAATACTGAAATTAAGTCCAAAG CAATTGTTCTTCCCGAGCAGAGTGTGGCATCGGAGAAGGCAGGATTAGCAGTGAACAAGAAAGGTTTAACATTAAAAGAACTTCTTCAGCAAACATCTCATTACAACCCGAAAGTTCGTAAAG ATGCATTATTGGGTATGAAGGATTTACTCCTTAGGTATCCAGAAGAGTTGAGGTTGCACAAGTACGCTGTTGTTGAAAAGCTGCGTGAACGCATTGGCGATGACGATAGGCTGGTTCGAGATACGCTATATCAACTTTTTAAGTCAGTAATTTTACCTGGCTGTAAGGAG GATAATCAAGAGCTGTTGATTTCCTTGATGATGGCCTATATATTTAATGCAATGACACATTTAGCAATCGATGTTCGGTTGATGGCTTTCAAATTTTTGGAGCTTGCTATCCAATACCATCCACCTTCCTTCTTCTTGAATGCTGAAAAG ATTCTTCAAAGCTTTGAGGATATTCTGCAGAGGAACCAGTTTTTTTTAGAGGACAAGGGCATGCTCAAGACTGCTCTTGCTGGCCTGGAACTATGCTTGTCGCTTTTGCCATGTAACACGAGAGAAGCTGGCTCATGTGAAAAggtttttttaagttttcttaAAATCCGGAGGGTTTGCATGTTTTCTTTCATTGTTTGTATCGTGCAGCATGAGCCTGCTTGTTATCTTGTACCTTCCAGCTGTATTCTTTCATTGCACATTATTGTTGAAACTTTGCTGTTaaattttgttattgttgttattATAATCATCATTTTCCTATACTTAGTTAGTTTAGACCCCTCGTGCAAAGCATGTGTCAGTCAGAAAGCCATGAAAAGTAGCCTCGACTACACATGtgaaagttttgaaaataaatttgtttttattcaTACTCGGATATCTGACTTC AATGGTGCTGGACAAGGGAGACTGCATGCTTTTGAGCCTGATGTACCTGCAAAATCTGCTG GAAACGATTGtttaactaaaaaccaaaacgaTTTCGGACCTCAGAAATCAGACTCATCTGCAATTGCTCCGTCCGTCCGTCGTCTCTATCGTCTCCGTCTGCAACTGCTCCATCGTCTCCATCGTCTCCGTCTGCAACTCCTG GATGATGTTAAATATTTTGTATTGAACACTGTGATGACAGAAATATTTTTGCACTTAAGCAAATGGATCTGCCCTCCTCCTGCTTTATTTGAGAAAGTTTTAGCATTTCTGGAAGATTCTCTGCTTGGAAAG GTATGCAATGACACGCTTTCTGGTAAGGAAGTCTGGGAGAAGCATTTAATTTCACTTCTTCCTTTTGTTCCAAAACTTGTTTCTCAAGTGGCAGATGACTGGAAGTCTCGCCTTCTTCAG GCTTTTAGTGAGGCATTCAAGGACTGCAATCCTGTATCCCCTTTAAAGTTGGCTTGTCTTTCCGTACTAGAGGAGCTGCTAGTTCCC AGACAAGATATGCTGTACCTGGATCCGAGTATTCCCGAGATATTAGACTTTCAGATTACCTGGATAAGAGAGCTTCCTATGTTGGTTATCCTGCTGGGTGATAAAAACCCATACTATTCCCAG GTTGTGCTGCACCTTCTACTTCGCCTGGGACAACGTGCTTTAGTGAACTCTTCCTTTGCATGGGAATATGACAACATGCAATTGTCACTTGAAGAATTTTTTGGCATTAGTCAAGATGATG GAAATGTATCATATGGTCCCTTTGTAAGGCTTCCCAGAGATTCTCAAGAACTTTCTCTTTCCTGCCTCTGTTATATCTCTAATTTGGGTCCACTTTTGCTGAAGTCAATAGCTTACTGTTGCCTAT GTCCTGATCTGGAACAATATGTATTATTTCGAACCATAGAGGTCCTGAATTCAGCTTATAAATCTGGGTATATTCAGATTGTTGATCACATTAGTTGCTTGATCACTTTGCTCTCCCGTTTCAGAGTTTTCCCAG AAAATATCGTTCCTGTTAGAGAGAGTGATGTGAATATCTCGAATCGAGGGACTTTTAAGTCACTCAGCCGAATTGTCTGCTCATGCCTGTCACAGATGGGTGATAATACTCTTGTTTTGCAGATGCTAGAGAAAATTATACTCGATCAGATG TCTCAAAATCCTCCTCTAGACAACGTTTGTGCTATGCTTAGGACGCTTATTACACTGGACTCTAATACCACGATAATTTCCCAAAGAGCTTTTATAAGCCTAGGCAATATCCTTCCACGGTATCTGATTGACGTTGTGCAG TGCATTGTTGAAGATGACAAGAAGACCACCGTTTCCATTTCTTCAAGTTCATGTCGTTATTATCTCATCCCTTGCTTTGTCTTGTTTGATAAAAGTCACGAACTTCTGAATCTTGTATTGAATACGTTGGGGTCATGGATAACTGAAAGTAGTTTGTCGCATGTAACTGGTGATCATACCCACTACGCAACTGACATTTCAAGTATGGTAGATGCAGTCATTTTCCTGCTTCAATTGATGCATATGGATGACAAAATCTGCCAAATCATATCTTCGTTCAAGGCGGAGATTGACTATATCATGGAAGGCATCAGGTTATTACAG TCATCAGAGGAAATCAGCATGACGATTGAAGAAAAGCACAAGGTGCAATGTGCACTTGGTAGACTACAGAATGTAATAAATACACTGCACGGTGAGATGCAGTCAGTCTAG